In the genome of bacterium, the window TGCAATCAGAGGATGTAATAGGAACCCCAATTGATTTTACTTGTTCCTTAAGAATATCTATAAAATCAAACCCTGAGATTTTAGGAATTCCTGGGATATTTTCTAGCTCTTCTGTAAGGGTTGCTTGAGAGGGGTTTTTCCCTTCTATAATCAAGCAATCAAGACCCAGCCTTTTTCCATAAAGCCCTGCTGATAGCCCTGCTGGACCAGAACCAATAATGATAAGCTCCATTTGGATATTATAATCCAAATAAAATGTGTTTTTCAATAAAAAGAGTATTTTTATTGCGAAAAATTTATGGAATAATTATAATTTTAATAATGGATATTCTTTCTTTATCAATATTTCTTCCAATAATAGGGGTTATTCCAATTTTATTCCTTAGAAATGAAAGGCTCATTAAGGGATTTAGCCTTTTATTTTCAATTATTCCCCTTATTGGCTCAATCCTCCTTTTACTTGCCTTTGATAAAAAAAACCCCCTATTTCAATTTGTAGTAAATATCCCATGGATTCCATTATTCAAAATCTCATACCATATTGGCCTTGATGGAATGAGCCTTCCATTGTTCATTCTAACCTCTATTTTAAGCCCTGTTTCTATCCTTGTCTCCTTTAACATAAAAAATAAAGTAAGGGGCTATTTTATCTCATTCCTTATCCTTGAGACAGGAATGCTTGGTGTGTTTGCAAGCCTTAACCTCTTTCTCTTTTATATATTCTGGGAGCTTGTCCTTATTCCAATGTATCTTATCATTGGAATATGGGGTGGAGAAAAAAGGGTATATGCGGCAATTAAATTTATTCTTTACACCGCTATCGGCTCTGTCCTTATGCTCATTGGAATCATCTGGATATTTATCCAGACAAATACATTTGATATTACAGAGCTTATTGGACATCAGGAGATATTACAAAATGCAAAATTTATCTGGATTTTATTATTCTTTGGCTTTGCAGTTAAGGTTCCCATATTTCCATTCCATACATGGCTTCCCGATGCCCATACCGAAGCCCCTACCGCTGGCTCTATTCTCCTTGCTGGCGTCCTC includes:
- a CDS encoding NADH-quinone oxidoreductase subunit M, with translation MRKIYGIIIILIMDILSLSIFLPIIGVIPILFLRNERLIKGFSLLFSIIPLIGSILLLLAFDKKNPLFQFVVNIPWIPLFKISYHIGLDGMSLPLFILTSILSPVSILVSFNIKNKVRGYFISFLILETGMLGVFASLNLFLFYIFWELVLIPMYLIIGIWGGEKRVYAAIKFILYTAIGSVLMLIGIIWIFIQTNTFDITELIGHQEILQNAKFIWILLFFGFAVKVPIFPFHTWLPDAHTEAPTAGSILLAGVLLKLGTYGLLRVNFGILPEVTLNFSYFLAILGLINIIYGAFAAMAQKDLKRMIACSSISHMGYCLLGMSSFTTNGFNGAVLQMFNHGIITGSLFLLVGVIYDRAHHREILGFGGIAKVVPSYCAIMGIAVLASIGLPGLSGFVSEFLCFIGAFDTFPWITGGAVFGVLIGAIYMLWMYRQVFFGSLNEKYKDLSDLDIREWISIIPLMIMVFLIGLYPKIALDLMNSSLSSLSFIFYE